From Dasypus novemcinctus isolate mDasNov1 chromosome 8, mDasNov1.1.hap2, whole genome shotgun sequence, the proteins below share one genomic window:
- the LOC101421493 gene encoding LOW QUALITY PROTEIN: interferon omega-2-like (The sequence of the model RefSeq protein was modified relative to this genomic sequence to represent the inferred CDS: deleted 1 base in 1 codon) codes for MALQLSLLMALVVFSCGPVPSLSCDLPQSHVLVCRKTSVLLGQMGRIFPFSCLKDRTDFRFPREMVNGSQVQKIQAKFVLHETFQQIFNLFHPEGSTAAWNTTLVDQLLSTLHRQLEDLEACLLQEMGEEESLLGVEGPALAMRRYFQGIRLYLQEKKHSDCAWEVVRMELRRAFSSSPNLQERL; via the exons ATGGCCCTCCAGCTCTCTCTGCTGATGGCCCTGGTGGTGTTCAGCTGTGGCCCTGTTCCATCTCTCAGCTGTGACCTGCCTCAGAGCCATGTCCTCGTTTGCAGAAAGACCTCTGTGCTTCTGGGACAAATGGGGAGAATCTTCCCTTTTTCCTGCCTGAAGGACAGGACTGACTTCAGATTCCCCCGGGAGATGGTGAATGGCAGCCAGGTCCAGAAGATCCAGGCCAAGTTCGTCCTCCATGAGACGTTCCAGCAGATCTTCAACCTCTTCCACCCAGAGGGCTCCACTGCAGCCTGGAACACGACCCTCGTGGACCAATTGCTCTCGACTCTTCATCGACAGCTGGAGGACCTGGAGGCCTGTTTGCTGCAGGAGATGGGAGAGGAAGAATCTCTCTTGGGAGTGGAGGGCCCTGCGTTGGCCATGAGGAGATACTTCCAGGGAATCCGTCTCTATCTGCaagagaagaaacacagtgacTGTGCCTGGGAGGTTGTCAGAATGGAACTCAGGAGA GCCTTCTCTTCATCACCCAACTTGCAAGAGAGATTATGA